One Glycine max cultivar Williams 82 chromosome 4, Glycine_max_v4.0, whole genome shotgun sequence DNA segment encodes these proteins:
- the LOC100781161 gene encoding glyceraldehyde-3-phosphate dehydrogenase, producing the protein MGKVKIGINGFGRIGRLVARVALQRDDVELVAVNDPFITTDYMTYMFKYDSVHGHWKHHDVTVKDEKTLLFGDKPVTVFGHRNPEEIPWGSTGADIIVESTGVFTDKDKAAAHLKGGAKKVIISAPSKDAPMFVVGVNEHEYKPELDIISNASCTTNCLAPLAKVINDRFGIVEGLMTTVHSITATQKTVDGPSAKDWRGGRAASFNIIPSSTGAAKAVGKVLPALNGKLTGMAFRVPTVDVSVVDLTVRLEKEASYDEIKNAIKEESEGKLKGILGYTEDDVVSTDFVGDSRSSIFDAKAGIALNKNFVKLVSWYDNEWGYSSRVIDLLVFVAKKSF; encoded by the exons ATGG GCAAGGTCAAGATCGGAATCAACG GATTTGGAAGAATTGGCCGTTTGGTTGCCAGAGTCGCTCTGCAAAGAGACGATGTGGAGCTCGTTGCCGTTAACGACCCTTTCATTACCACCGATTACATG ACATACATGTTTAAATACGACAGTGTTCACGGACACTGGAAGCATCACGATGTCACCGTTAAGGACGAGAAGACCCTTCTCTTCGGTGACAAGCCAGTCACTGTTTTTGGACACAG GAACCCTGAAGAGATCCCATGGGGGTCAACTGGAGCTGATATCATTGTTGAGTCCACCGGAGTTTTCACCGATAAGGACAAGGCCGCCGCACATTTGAAG gGTGGTGCGAAGAAGGTTATTATTTCTGCCCCCAGTAAGGATGCCCCCATGTTTGTTGTTGGTGTTAACGAGCACGAGTACAAGCCAGAGCTTGATATTATTTCCAATGCTAGCTGCACAACCAACTGCCTTGCTCCACTTGCTAAG GTTATTAATGACAGGTTTGGCATTGTTGAGGGTTTGATGACCACtgttcattccatcactg CCACCCAGAAGACTGTTGATGGGCCATCAGCCAAAGACTGGAGAGGTGGAAGAGCTGCTTCATTTAACATCATTCCTAGCAGCACTGGAGCTGCCAAG GCTGTTGGAAAAGTCCTTCCTGCTTTGAACGGAAAATTGACTGGTATGGCATTCCGTGTTCCCACCGTGGATGTCTCTGTTGTTGACCTCACAGTGAGGCTGGAGAAGGAAGCCTCCTACgatgaaattaaaaatgctATCAA GGAGGAATCAGAGGGCAAGTTGAAGGGAATTCTTGGTTACACTGAAGATGATGTGGTCTCCACCGACTTTGTGGGCGATAGCAG ATCAAGTATTTTTGATGCAAAGGCTGGAATTGCATTGAATAAGAACTTTGTGAAGCTTGTCTCTTGGTATGACAACGAGTGGGGATACAG CTCACGTGTCATTGACCTGCTTGTATTCGTTGCCAAGAAGTCTTTTTAA